A stretch of the Vitis riparia cultivar Riparia Gloire de Montpellier isolate 1030 chromosome 13, EGFV_Vit.rip_1.0, whole genome shotgun sequence genome encodes the following:
- the LOC117929028 gene encoding transcription repressor OFP13-like produces the protein MGKKMKLPSLFKAKETKQPWQWPSCKHPKTLSFRAGDDMFKTVNSVFFDLTDGVETPESWFTNTSESASFSTESEEEYGVKSVEVVIRGVQSERLFFEPGNTSSILEEKAKAANEIHPFKESVVLAMESEDPYVDFRKSMEEMVESHGLKDWDCLEELLGWYLRVNGKKNHGFIVGAFVDLLVGLASCSDSTSFSSAVSSFSSPISMSSSQQLQDKDIDDKEEDEE, from the coding sequence ATGGGGAAGAAAATGAAGCTCCCTTCTCTGTTCAAGGCCAAGGAAACAAAGCAGCCATGGCAATGGCCCTCGTGCAAGCACCCCAAAACCCTTTCTTTTCGAGCTGGGGACGACATGTTCAAGACCGTTAACTCAGTCTTCTTCGATCTCACTGACGGAGTGGAGACTCCTGAGTCTTGGTTCACGAACACGTCCGAGTCTGCAAGCTTCTCCACAGAGTCCGAGGAGGAGTACGGCGTGAAATCTGTGGAGGTGGTGATACGTGGGGTGCAGTCAGAGAGGCTGTTTTTCGAGCCTGGAAACACTAGTTCAATCTTGGAGGAGAAGGCAAAGGCGGCTAATGAGATTCATCCATTCAAGGAAAGCGTGGTTTTGGCAATGGAGTCTGAGGATCCCTATGTAGATTTCAGAAAGTCAATGGAAGAGATGGTGGAGTCTCATGGGTTGAAGGATTGGGATTGTCTGGAGGAGCTCTTGGGCTGGTATCTGAGGGTGAATGGGAAGAAGAATCATGGGTTTATAGTTGGAGCCTTCGTTGATTTGCTTGTTGGTCTGGCTTCTTGTTCTGATTCCACTTCTTTCTCTTCTGCtgtctcttcattttcttctcccaTTTCAATGTCTTCATCTCAACAACTTCAAGACAAGGACATTGATGATAAGGAGGAAGACGAAGAATAG